The Pirellulales bacterium genomic sequence CCAGCGTGTTCGGATTGGTGATCATGAACACGGCCGTGTCGCTTCCCAAATGCGATTTCAATTCGCCCATCTCCACCGAGCCGTCCGCTGCGCTGCGGATCGTCACCGCCTCAAAGCCCGCCATGGCTGCGCTCGCCGGATTGGTGCCGTGCGCGCTGTCCGGCGCCAACACTTTCGTCCGCTTCTCGCCTCGGTCGCGGAAATAGGCCGCCGCCACCATCAGCGCCGTAAGCTCACCATGCGCCCCGGCGGCCGGCTGTAGCGAAACCGCATCTAATCCCGCTATTTCCGCCAAAATGGTTTGCATCTCGAACAGCAACTGCAACATCCCTTGCAGCGTTTCCTCCGGCTGGTACGGATGTAAATCGGCAATCCCCGCCATCGCCGCCACGCGCTCATTCCGCTTGGGGTTGTACTTCATCGTGCACGAACCCAACGGATAAAAATGCGTGTCGATCGACATGTTCAGCGTCGAAAGATTGGCGTAATGCCGCACAATCTCCGGCTCAGCCAATTCCGGAAGCGGCGGCCGCGACGATGCAATCGCCTCGGCCGGCAACAGCTCTTCCACCGGCGTCGCCGGCACGTCGGCGCACGGTATCTGCGCACTCCGCCTCCCAGGACGCGAAAGTTCGAACAGTAATTGTGTGGCCCGGGTATTACGCATAATTAAACGCAGAAAGCGGAAGGCAAAAGGCAGAAGCTAAACTGCCGGCGCTCTTTCCACATTCTGCTTTCTGCCTTCTGCTTTCTGCCTTCTGCCTTCCTTAAAAACCACCGCCAGCCCCTCAATTTCTTCTCGTGTCCGCTTCTCCGTGACGCACACCAGCACGCTATCCGCCAACTCCGGATACCACTGCCCCAGCGGCACGCCGGCAAAATAACCGCAATCCAGTGCCTCAGACAGCAACTCGTCCACACCACCCGCCGTATCGCGCAGCACAAACTCTTTGAACATGGGCCGCTCAAATTTTTTCGTCAACCGCTTTCCACTCGTGAGTTTTTCCAGTGCGTAGTGGGCTTTGCGAACGCACGCCGTGGCGATTTCCCGCATTCCCTGCGGTCCCATCGCCGCCAAGTACACGCTGGCCCGCAGCGCAAACAGCCCTTGATTCGTGCAAATGTTGCTCGTGGCTTTTTCACGGCGAATGTGCTGTTCCCGAGTTTGCAGCGTCAGCACCCAGCAGCGCTTGCCTCGCCGATCGACCGTTTGCCCGGCAATCCGCCCCGGCATCCGCCGCACAAACTGCTCCCGGCACGCCATGATGCCCAAGTAAGGACCGCCGTACTGCATGGGCGTCCCCAGCGATTGCCCTTCGGACACCACAATATCCGCCCCATAATCCCCCGGCCGCTTGAGCAGGCCCAGGCTGATCGGATCGACCGAAACCGCCGCCAGCGCTCCGCGCTCATGCGCCGCTTTCACCAGCGATTGCACATTTTCCAAACAACCAAAAAAATTCGGATGTTGCACAAACACGCAAGCGGTGTCGTCGGTCAGTGCGGCGGCCAATTCATGCGAATTGACCGTCCCCTCCGGCGTGCCCACCGTGACCAATTCCGTTTCCAAATTCGCCAAATACGTTTGCAAAATCTGCCGGTATTCCGGATGCACACTCGCCGGCACCACCACGCGTCCTTGCCGGCCGGTGGCGTGAATGCACATCAGCACCGCTTCCGTCGCCGCGCTCCCGCCGTCGTACAGACTGGCGTTGGCCACGTCCATGCCCGTCAGTTGCGTGATCAGCGTTTGATACTCGAAAAACGCTTGCAAATTCCCCTGGCTGGCCTCCGCCTGATACGGCGTGTACGAAGTGTAAAACTCGCCGCGCCCCGCCACGTAATCGACCACCGCCGGAACAAAATGATCGTAGCTCCCGCCTCCCAGGAAGCACACTTTTTGC encodes the following:
- the gcvPA gene encoding aminomethyl-transferring glycine dehydrogenase subunit GcvPA, translating into MSYILNTPADQQAMLEAIGVKSIDELFAQIPAELRLNRELNIPPALSELELTAHLGQLAARNVACGQKVCFLGGGSYDHFVPAVVDYVAGRGEFYTSYTPYQAEASQGNLQAFFEYQTLITQLTGMDVANASLYDGGSAATEAVLMCIHATGRQGRVVVPASVHPEYRQILQTYLANLETELVTVGTPEGTVNSHELAAALTDDTACVFVQHPNFFGCLENVQSLVKAAHERGALAAVSVDPISLGLLKRPGDYGADIVVSEGQSLGTPMQYGGPYLGIMACREQFVRRMPGRIAGQTVDRRGKRCWVLTLQTREQHIRREKATSNICTNQGLFALRASVYLAAMGPQGMREIATACVRKAHYALEKLTSGKRLTKKFERPMFKEFVLRDTAGGVDELLSEALDCGYFAGVPLGQWYPELADSVLVCVTEKRTREEIEGLAVVFKEGRRQKAEGRKQNVERAPAV